The following are from one region of the Magallana gigas chromosome 4, xbMagGiga1.1, whole genome shotgun sequence genome:
- the LOC105342733 gene encoding uncharacterized protein, translated as MSGTSPRYIKLALAFGFGVATVYFVSHWYRDPSVFGQDTGAGPQQQQRQQQKQIPNRQSSGPSRTYVLAPQASAPIQKKQTKCGETDDDFKLAGNEGVKPLTERVAAKFRSKDASCSNSYNFKANTQLTPEETKGKQECLRTWAADHKKGAGAFWAGNTQYVRHTHHTYLNAESVVFDIGGNKGEDADAMIKKFHPGNYVILEPIKTLYSNLVNMFKSDNKIILYNFGLARKNDKVYVNVLGHGGDATSIFAGNDQGGNCLLRLVNTTHFLLQMGVPCYEVDLITVNCEGCEFEIMEELINSGLINQFRHVQFATHPTLKHLQKPAERYCEIQERLKRTHVVTYQYKWCWESWKRKDLK; from the coding sequence atgagtGGGACGTCGCCCAGGTATATCAAATTGGCCTTGGCTTTTGGTTTTGGAGTCGCCACGGTCTATTTCGTTAGCCATTGGTACAGGGATCCCTCAGTGTTCGGTCAAGATACCGGCGCTGGCCCTCAGCAGCAACAGCGACAGCAGCAAAAGCAGATTCCTAACAGACAATCGAGTGGTCCGTCTCGTACGTATGTGTTGGCACCACAAGCAAGCGCACCAATTcagaagaaacaaaccaaatgTGGCGAAACCGACGATGATTTTAAGCTTGCGGGAAACGAAGGGGTCAAACCTTTGACAGAAAGAGTGGCCGCTAAATTCAGGAGCAAGGACGCCTCCTGCTCAAATTCATATAACTTTAAAGCGAATACGCAACTCACTCCAGAGGAAACAAAGGGAAAACAAGAGTGTCTCCGGACGTGGGCCGCCGATCACAAGAAAGGGGCTGGGGCATTCTGGGCGGGGAACACCCAATATGTACGTCACACACATCACACGTATCTAAACGCAGAGAGTGTAGTGTTCGATATAGGCGGAAACAAGGGGGAAGACGCAGATGCCATGATAAAAAAGTTCCATCCGGGGAACTACGTCATTTTGGAGCCGATAAAGACTCTGTATTCAAATCTTGTCAATATGTTCAAATCTGACAATAAAATAATCTTATACAACTTTGGCTTGGCAAGGAAAAACGACAAAGTCTATGTCAATGTATTGGGTCACGGTGGTGATGCGACATCGATTTTCGCCGGAAACGATCAGGGCGGAAATTGTTTATTGCGTCTCGTGAATACTACTCACTTTCTCCTACAAATGGGCGTGCCTTGTTACGAAGTTGACTTAATCACTGTGAATTGTGAAGGCTGTGAATTCGAAATCATGGAGGAACTAATAAACAGTGGATTGATTAACCAATTTCGACACGTGCAATTTGCCACCCACCCTACATTAAAGCACCTTCAGAAACCGGCGGAAAGATACTGTGAAATACAGGAAAGGctaaaacgtacacatgttgtTACATATCAGTATAAATGGTGCTGGGAGTCTTGGAAGAGAAAAGATTTAAAGTGA